From bacterium, one genomic window encodes:
- a CDS encoding Hpt domain-containing protein, with protein MAITAHAMKGDRERCLAAGMSDYVSKPFDPQDLERVLDRWVPRDEEKEDAREAVVPSDEILDLSALRERMSHDETRLREVLGMFFEHVPDQLTALREAVAAENSELARKVAHSMKGAAGMVSANQLRTTAAEAEQAAKCSELDHVRALAQRIEADLVLLRKTACSLGLQISSDHIPVANKPPLADL; from the coding sequence GTGGCAATCACGGCTCATGCCATGAAGGGGGATCGCGAGCGCTGTCTGGCGGCGGGAATGAGTGACTACGTATCCAAGCCGTTCGATCCGCAAGACCTCGAGCGGGTGCTGGATCGGTGGGTTCCCCGAGATGAGGAAAAGGAAGACGCTCGCGAGGCGGTAGTCCCAAGCGATGAGATTCTCGATCTTTCCGCACTGCGCGAGCGAATGAGCCACGACGAGACAAGGCTGCGCGAGGTCCTGGGAATGTTCTTCGAGCATGTGCCAGATCAACTCACCGCTCTTCGCGAAGCGGTGGCGGCGGAAAACTCGGAACTGGCCCGCAAGGTCGCCCACAGCATGAAGGGAGCGGCGGGGATGGTGAGTGCAAACCAATTGCGCACGACGGCGGCGGAGGCGGAGCAGGCGGCCAAATGCAGTGAGTTGGACCATGTACGCGCGCTCGCACAACGCATCGAGGCGGACCTCGTTCTGTTGCGAAAAACCGCATGCTCGCTCGGCCTGCAGATTTCCTCTGATCATATACCAGTTGCGAACAAGCCTCCGCTTGCCGATTTGTAG